The sequence TAAAATTAATGGATTACGTTGAGAATCTTGAATATATTTTTGGGTCGTTTCCCAATGGCTTCTATCTTGGCTATTATTAGGTCCTGGTGTATCACTAATGACCAAGCGAACATCTTCTCGTTCTTTTACACCAATAACATTACCTTCCAGCTTAATCAACTTGGTATCCGCCAAAGCATTCCATTCTTTTAGAGTTTCTAAAGTGACTATTTGCTTTTCATGAACCAGTTCACCTTGTTTATTATAACGTTCGCCGAAAAACTCCCCCTGTGGCATAGTATCATTATCCACAATTTGGGCAATAGTCGCTGTTGTTGCTTCATTTGCATTTGGCAACAATTCACAACCCAACATCGCATTAATGAATGTTGATTTACCTGCACTCATTGTTGCAGCCACATACACATCAAAATCACGATTTAACGCAGCTTCAAAATTACTTTGTATTTCTTGGCTATTATTGATATTTTCAGCAAAAATAGGATTATTTTTTGCTTCTTGCATGAGTTCTTTAATATTCTCTAGACGGGCAGAAGGTTCTTCTGCTTGCTCCCAAGATAAGTTAATATGAATTCCTTTTTCTTTTGCTTTTTCAGCAGAGGCTTGAATATCAAGATAATCCGCTTCTACGCCTTGGAAAATAACATCAAATTGACCATATTCATTAAACTCATTTTTATCCACTTCTTCAAAGAAGTTTTCTACCCACAGTTGTAAGCGTTTATTAGCATAATTAGCTAATGATGAATTAATAGCTGGTTGTTGCCATTCTGCTTCATCTGAATGACGAATTTTAAAAACCGTTTCAATCGTAAACGGATTGTGTTCAATACGAATTTGATAACTCATTGTTTCAACTCCAATAACGAGATTTTGCCAATTTCAATAACATCTTTACCCAATGTGTAATTAAGATGATTTAAAGGGATAAAAAGACTGAGATAACTTTTGCTGTAGCACATATTGAACCACACCAAAACCTGTTCTAAACATCGCTTTTTCTAGCTGTTTTTTACCAATAGTCATGCCATTTACTTTGACTTTACCAGAAGTTTTTACATTATTCAATTTATTAAAGACTTTCAATTTTAAATCATTCGGCATCATTGAGGAAATCATCATTTGATTACTTGAACTCTCTAATAAATTAGTCAAAACTACTCTTTCAGAACGCATTAATGGTATATTTCTTAAAACTTTTTGTGCGATTAACGCATAATGAGCAGCTGTAGGAATAATAATAGGTTTCTTAAACCCAATATTAAGTAAATATTCTTGAGTATTTTTAACTACTGTTTCTAGCGACTCGCCTTTTTCTTCATCAAGACAATCTGCTTTGTTTAATAAAAAAACAATTTCTTTATGTGAATCTTTATCTAATGCCACTTTTATTTTTTCCAATAACGAGCGGTCATCATTTACTCCTATTTGAGTCGCATTTAAAATATACAGAATAAGACCGTAGTTACCATCATTAATAACTTGCATAGTGAGTGCTTCATGATTATCATCTTGGCTATTATTTGGACCTGGTGTATCATAAATAACTAATTCAGCCTTATCATTATATAGCCCTTGAATATCACCCATTAAATCAATCAGTTTAATTTGTGAATCAGCATTCCAACTTTTTAAAGTTTCAGCATCAACATTTTGTTCAAATAACAATTCATTTTGATAAGAATAAGCTCTACCAATAAAATTAGGTAAGCCATCTTTATCATGAATGCGTGTAATTGTTGCAGTTGTTGCTTGATTCGCTGAATGTAATAACTCCTGCCCAATTAAAGCATTAATCACAGTCGATTTACCTGCACTCATAGTTGCAATAACAACGACCTCAAAAATAGATTTTTCTTCCATCACTTACTCCAGTTTATTTTCAAGATAAAATTTCAACCCACTTTCCAACTCATCTTGCCATTCACTTGGACTGACAATTTTAAGATATGGAATCCACCAACGTACGATTGGAAACAACTGCAATTTATGCCCAATTTGACAGGATAAAAGCAACGTACCATCGACCATTTCTCTCACTATATTTTGCTTAGGTAATAATTGACGTTGCTTAAAATATTGTGCAACTTGTGTACTAACTTGTATCACAACCTCGATTTTCTGCTGACCAAACCAAATACTATCATCTTGCTCAATTTCTCGTAAGATATTTTCCCGTTGAGTAAATGCAATTTTTGTTGGCACTAAATGGCTCATACGGCTGATATGATAGGTTTTGATTTGCCCTTGTTCCACACCTGCCAAATACCAACAACCCAAATGATGTACTAATTTATATGGCTCAACTTGGCGTGATTTTTGTTTATAATCAAACTGCACACAATAATTTGCCTGAATTGCTTGTTTTAATGTCTTCATTTGCCGTTCTAACATTCGGCTATCTTCAAAATCAGCAACTTTGACATCATAAATATTTGCAGTATTTATTTCATGCAATAAAGCATAATCCAATTTTGGATATAAATACTCAATCCCCGATATTTGTGCAAACGCATACACATCTGAAAATCCTAAATTCATGCCAAGCATATTTTTATTTAAACGATAACCTTGCTGTTCATAAACCAAATCTAAAAACTCTAATCGAGCAATGTCCCGCTGAATTGTACGTTTACTGACACTATATTTTTCAACCAACTCATCAATTCTTAATAATTCCCCTGCATAAAGCATAGACAACATATCTGCCAAACGATAAGCTAATTTTTCATTTACATTTTCACTCATAAAACTATCCATTTTTATGGAACACTTAAATATTTTAACATATAAATATAAAACTTATACATTTAAATATATTGTACTCATTTTGGGTAATTTGTCAAACTATCGTACATATATGTCATGACAAAAAGTATCTATAGCCCAGAAATGGTTACACTA comes from Moraxella sp. ZY210820 and encodes:
- a CDS encoding dynamin family protein produces the protein MEEKSIFEVVVIATMSAGKSTVINALIGQELLHSANQATTATITRIHDKDGLPNFIGRAYSYQNELLFEQNVDAETLKSWNADSQIKLIDLMGDIQGLYNDKAELVIYDTPGPNNSQDDNHEALTMQVINDGNYGLILYILNATQIGVNDDRSLLEKIKVALDKDSHKEIVFLLNKADCLDEEKGESLETVVKNTQEYLLNIGFKKPIIIPTAAHYALIAQKVLRNIPLMRSERVVLTNLLESSSNQMMISSMMPNDLKLKVFNKLNNVKTSGKVKVNGMTIGKKQLEKAMFRTGFGVVQYVLQQKLSQSFYPFKSS
- a CDS encoding YafY family protein, with the translated sequence MSENVNEKLAYRLADMLSMLYAGELLRIDELVEKYSVSKRTIQRDIARLEFLDLVYEQQGYRLNKNMLGMNLGFSDVYAFAQISGIEYLYPKLDYALLHEINTANIYDVKVADFEDSRMLERQMKTLKQAIQANYCVQFDYKQKSRQVEPYKLVHHLGCWYLAGVEQGQIKTYHISRMSHLVPTKIAFTQRENILREIEQDDSIWFGQQKIEVVIQVSTQVAQYFKQRQLLPKQNIVREMVDGTLLLSCQIGHKLQLFPIVRWWIPYLKIVSPSEWQDELESGLKFYLENKLE